Proteins from one Aspergillus nidulans FGSC A4 chromosome VIII genomic window:
- a CDS encoding uncharacterized protein (transcript_id=CADANIAT00001877), with amino-acid sequence MCGPARASSGHRIAIMFPSPTSSPSSSLSSSPSSSPSPSPSPSLSPSPSLSDSDSEPYSLFFRQPTPESPEHTSAVFQIKDSSTINTFRSCQAIDLRIERHGDLTLSSSIHPPLHQFQLRPLLSFPSKAELGMNETGNEIEFSLPERLDLNISDRGIVGRQVTVVARGGNGEVLRMGRGIVGSSCRSSSLFTGQVSSQAG; translated from the exons ATGTGTGGACCGGCCCGAGCAAGCTCCGGCCATAGAATTGCCATTATGTTCCCTTCAccaacatcatcgccatcatcttcactaTCATCGTCaccgtcatcctcgccatcaccatccccatcgccatcattatcaccatctccatctctaTCAGATTCAGACTCAGAACCCtactccctcttcttccgacAACCCACACCAGAAAGCCCTGAGCACACAAGTGCCgtcttccagatcaaagACTCTAGCACAATCAACACCTTCCGGTCATGTCAGGCGATCGATCTACGAATCGA ACGACACGGAGATTTGACCCTCTCGTCATCGATCCATCCGCCTCTGCACCAATTCCAGCTCCGTCCGTTATTATCCTTCCCATCAAAGGCGGAGCTAGGTATGAATGAGACTGGGAACGAGATCGAGTTCAGCCTCCCCGAGAGACTGGATCTGAATATTTCGGACCGTGGGATTGTTGGGAGGCAGGTTACGGTTGTTGCGAGGGGTGGGAATGGCGAGGTGCTGAGAATGGGGAGGGGAATCGTAGG CTCTTCGTGTAGATCATCTAGTCTATTCACTGGCCAGGTATCAAGCCAGGCAGGCTAG
- a CDS encoding superoxide dismutase sodM (transcript_id=CADANIAT00001878) has protein sequence MSTQKYTLPPLPYAYDALEPIISSQIMTLHHQKHHQTYITNLNASLEAQASATQANNVPLLISLQQKIKFNGGGHINHSLFWENLAPYNSPATDIVASAPELKRAIEGQFGSVEAFIKAFNTVLLGIQGSGWGWLVKDSAGKLDIVTTKDQDPVTGLVAIFGVDMWEHAYYLQYLNNKAAYVEGVWKVLNWGVAEERFKSGVPIEVSGGGIKL, from the exons ATGTCCACCCAGAAATACACTCTCCCACCCCTTCCCTACGCCTACGAT GCCCTTGAACCCATCATCTCCTCCCAGATAATGACCCTCCACCATCAAAAACACCACCAAACGTACATCACGAACCTGAACGCCTCGCTCGAGGCACAAGCTAGTGCCACGCAAGCAAACAACGTCCCCTTGCTCATCTCTCTTCAGCAAAAAATAAAATTTAACGGCGGCGGTCATATTAACCACTCCCTCTTCTGGGAGAATCTGGCACCGTATAATTCGCCCGCCACGGACATTGTCGCGTCCGCTCCGGAGTTGAAGCGCGCAATTGAGGGCCAGTTCGGCTCTGTAGAGGCGTTCATCAAGGCCTTCAATACTGTTCTACTGGGAATCCAGGGGAGCGGATGGGGGTGGCTTGTCAAAGACTCGGCGGGCAAACTGGACATTGTGACGACAAAGGACCAGGATCCTGTCACGGGGCTTGTGGCGATCTTTGGTGTTGATATGTGGGAGCATGCGTATTACTTGCAGTATTTGAATAACAAGGCGGCGTATGTGGAGGGTGTGTGGAAGGTGCTGAACTGGGGGGTAGCGGAGGAAAGATTCAAGAGTGGTGTTCCAATTGAGGTCAGTGGAGGTGGGATTAAGCTGTAA